A region of Candidatus Roizmanbacteria bacterium DNA encodes the following proteins:
- the trxA gene encoding thioredoxin: MAAVQVTSETFQNDVVDHKGVVVVDFYAEWCGPCKVVAPILEELSEEMKDVKFVKVDVDANQELAGNYSVFSIPTFLIFKDGTVKNQFVGAHSKEGFEEEIKRVTNE; this comes from the coding sequence ATGGCCGCAGTACAAGTAACATCAGAAACATTTCAAAACGACGTTGTTGATCACAAAGGCGTAGTAGTCGTAGATTTTTATGCCGAATGGTGCGGCCCATGTAAAGTTGTTGCTCCGATACTTGAAGAATTGTCTGAAGAGATGAAAGATGTAAAATTTGTTAAAGTTGACGTAGATGCAAATCAGGAACTTGCCGGCAATTATTCAGTATTTTCAATCCCGACCTTTTTAATCTTCAAGGACGGTACAGTAAAGAACCAATTCGTCGGAGCCCATAGTAAGGAAGGCTTTGAGGAAGAAATTAAGCGGGTTACAAACGAATAA
- a CDS encoding IS1595 family transposase, translating to MVCNNRPISKYKRKKILWCFAHDLSATQTSGILGLNRNTVNKYYNNIRQLIYHHQVHQMQRYVGGEIEIDESYFGPRRMRGKSSKRGRGTSFKQVVFGIYERQGRVFTRIIPNCKRRTLHAVMKGKIDLNSTVYSDSWSGYNGLVDVGYDKHLRINHKKNEFSNTKGVHINGIESFWSFCKRRLVKFNGVKKNFPLHLKECEWRWSKSPSILYNELLQIVNVLV from the coding sequence ATGGTTTGTAACAATAGGCCGATATCAAAATACAAGAGAAAAAAGATACTATGGTGTTTTGCACACGATCTGAGTGCTACACAGACCTCTGGTATTTTGGGTCTCAACCGCAATACAGTCAACAAATATTACAATAATATTCGTCAACTCATATATCATCACCAAGTGCACCAGATGCAACGATATGTTGGTGGTGAGATAGAAATTGATGAATCATACTTTGGACCTCGAAGGATGAGAGGCAAGTCAAGTAAAAGAGGTCGTGGGACGTCATTTAAGCAGGTAGTATTTGGGATATATGAGCGTCAAGGACGTGTATTTACTCGTATCATTCCAAACTGTAAAAGAAGAACGCTACATGCTGTTATGAAGGGAAAGATTGACTTGAACAGTACTGTATATTCAGATTCGTGGAGCGGATACAACGGACTTGTTGATGTCGGGTATGACAAACATTTGAGAATCAATCACAAGAAAAATGAGTTCTCAAATACAAAAGGGGTCCATATCAATGGCATAGAGTCATTCTGGTCCTTTTGTAAAAGACGTCTCGTTAAGTTCAATGGTGTAAAGAAAAACTTTCCATTACACTTGAAAGAGTGTGAATGGAGATGGAGCAAATCCCCATCGATCCTTTACAATGAACTATTACAAATTGTTAATGTGCTAGTCTAG
- a CDS encoding transposase yields MKKIRSLSDYNQSDVAQIRNDVLTFAEKYGIQAAVDAYGISRRTLFRWRKRRRDSEGQLDSLIPETTKPKTPRRMETHPKVISFIKEIREQYFCLGKEKIKPLLDEYCLQEGISTISESTIGKVIKRHNLQRKTYRIYHNPASGFAKRKVKYRQKVKRSPKVEDTGYIEIDTITKFVHGIKLYVFNAVDIKLKFQFSYGYSKLNSRNGADFMRRLELVYPIQDGIKTIQTDNGLEYLGNFHDYLEENNIPHLFIYPRCPKINAFIERANRTLQEEFMNPYIYTKWTGIGSFNRHLIEYLVWYNTKRVHKSLNNISPMDYLLSILPKECHMYGTHTECCQQTTDQV; encoded by the coding sequence ATGAAAAAGATACGATCTCTATCAGACTACAATCAGTCAGATGTAGCACAAATCAGAAACGATGTTCTGACATTTGCAGAGAAGTACGGGATACAAGCTGCAGTTGATGCATATGGGATATCACGAAGGACATTGTTTCGATGGAGGAAGAGACGGCGAGATTCAGAAGGGCAGTTGGATAGCCTGATACCAGAGACAACCAAGCCAAAGACACCCCGACGTATGGAGACTCACCCGAAGGTCATATCCTTTATCAAAGAGATTCGAGAACAATACTTTTGTTTGGGAAAGGAGAAGATCAAGCCCTTACTTGATGAGTATTGCCTACAGGAAGGAATTTCAACTATATCTGAGTCAACCATTGGAAAAGTGATCAAAAGACACAACCTGCAGCGCAAGACCTACCGGATCTATCACAATCCAGCAAGTGGCTTTGCAAAACGGAAAGTAAAGTACCGACAGAAGGTCAAGCGGTCTCCCAAGGTGGAAGATACCGGATACATTGAGATTGATACCATCACGAAGTTTGTACACGGAATCAAGCTGTATGTCTTCAATGCAGTGGACATCAAACTCAAATTCCAGTTCTCCTACGGATACTCAAAACTCAACAGCCGAAACGGTGCTGATTTTATGAGAAGACTGGAACTAGTATACCCAATACAAGATGGTATAAAAACCATACAAACAGATAACGGCCTCGAGTATCTGGGAAACTTCCATGACTATCTGGAAGAAAACAATATCCCACACCTCTTTATCTACCCCAGATGTCCCAAGATCAATGCCTTTATTGAGCGAGCAAACAGAACACTCCAGGAAGAATTTATGAACCCCTACATCTATACCAAGTGGACCGGTATCGGATCATTCAATCGTCACCTTATTGAATACCTCGTCTGGTACAATACAAAGCGAGTTCACAAAAGCCTGAACAATATTTCACCTATGGATTACCTATTATCTATTTTACCTAAAGAGTGCCATATGTATGGAACTCATACAGAATGTTGTCAACAGACTACTGATCAGGTATAA
- a CDS encoding aminoglycoside phosphotransferase family protein, producing the protein MKELEGGTVNSLFRTNGTITKHFNTGNGIGTPPDQRRRAEYISMKKIDVAPEFRGFTTGGIAMSYVEGEKYLDGEIDSYPEAVRMQIYRQAGETLAHIHQQIRYPVVPGFHDAHMQRIFKLVHGADPYLRNLKIEPFALLEGLTETYKQDEIEKRGLSWIHGDYWLSNYIGRRVNEHFELSSVIDWETANVASPYEDFAVVLMSVEHAHPESSSPFWSGYGIPPETSVQKHFAVLKTLEWMPSDEEGQETRFTTPFYQPKIEMIRSIL; encoded by the coding sequence ATGAAAGAACTGGAAGGAGGTACAGTTAACTCGTTATTCCGGACAAACGGCACCATAACAAAACATTTTAATACAGGAAACGGGATCGGTACTCCGCCTGACCAAAGAAGAAGGGCCGAATACATATCTATGAAAAAAATAGATGTAGCCCCTGAATTTCGGGGATTTACGACTGGCGGAATTGCAATGTCATATGTTGAGGGCGAAAAATATCTGGACGGTGAAATTGACAGCTATCCTGAAGCAGTCAGAATGCAAATTTACAGACAAGCCGGAGAAACGCTTGCACACATCCATCAACAGATCAGATACCCGGTCGTTCCCGGATTTCACGATGCACATATGCAGAGGATTTTTAAACTCGTCCACGGAGCTGATCCGTATTTGAGGAATCTGAAAATCGAACCGTTTGCACTTCTTGAAGGATTGACAGAAACATACAAACAGGATGAAATTGAAAAAAGGGGCCTATCCTGGATACACGGCGATTACTGGCTTTCTAACTATATCGGAAGACGGGTGAATGAACACTTCGAACTTTCTTCGGTTATTGATTGGGAAACTGCAAATGTTGCATCTCCTTATGAAGATTTTGCGGTCGTCCTTATGTCCGTCGAACACGCTCATCCTGAATCGTCATCTCCTTTTTGGTCCGGTTATGGGATTCCTCCTGAGACATCAGTTCAAAAGCATTTCGCCGTACTCAAAACGCTGGAATGGATGCCTTCCGATGAAGAAGGACAGGAAACCCGATTTACAACTCCGTTTTATCAGCCTAAAATTGAAATGATACGCTCTATCTTATGA
- a CDS encoding 4a-hydroxytetrahydrobiopterin dehydratase: MNNLTQKKCEACSIDTPPMKREAIMENLGKLHKDWSVVDERQISRDFTFKNFREAIDFVNQVAELAEEEGHHPDIYVHNFRNVLIDLMTQKIQGLSLNDFIMAAKIDELR; this comes from the coding sequence ATGAATAATCTTACTCAAAAAAAATGTGAAGCCTGCTCAATTGATACACCTCCTATGAAAAGGGAGGCAATTATGGAAAACCTCGGAAAACTGCACAAGGATTGGAGCGTTGTAGATGAAAGACAAATCAGTCGTGATTTTACTTTCAAAAACTTCCGAGAGGCTATTGATTTCGTGAACCAAGTTGCAGAACTGGCCGAAGAAGAGGGGCATCATCCGGATATCTATGTCCATAATTTTCGGAATGTACTCATTGATCTTATGACTCAGAAAATTCAAGGCTTAAGTCTTAATGATTTTATTATGGCAGCTAAAATTGATGAGCTTAGGTAA
- a CDS encoding cob(I)yrinic acid a,c-diamide adenosyltransferase, with protein sequence MSITTKTGDKGETALFGGKRVKKYDPQVEAYGSVDEATSFIGSAIEAISDKDVTGLLTNVQLTLYILMAHLSGYKMDRNKVEDHLKSIEKEIVRLENTLPKLTRFILPQGSEEASRLQIARAMVRSSERRVTAYVDRKTEQTADDMMAVQYLNRLSDLLFMLARKYTPEEHLT encoded by the coding sequence ATGAGCATAACGACAAAAACAGGAGACAAAGGAGAAACCGCGCTTTTCGGAGGTAAAAGGGTAAAAAAATACGATCCGCAGGTGGAAGCTTATGGTTCTGTGGATGAGGCAACCTCTTTTATCGGATCGGCAATTGAAGCGATTTCCGATAAAGATGTGACAGGCCTCCTTACGAATGTGCAGCTTACTTTATATATTCTTATGGCACATTTGTCCGGATACAAGATGGATCGCAATAAAGTCGAAGATCACTTAAAAAGTATAGAAAAGGAAATTGTCCGTCTTGAAAATACGTTGCCGAAACTGACCAGGTTCATTCTTCCGCAAGGGAGCGAGGAGGCATCACGGTTGCAGATAGCACGTGCGATGGTTCGATCCTCAGAGCGGCGGGTAACGGCGTATGTAGACCGTAAAACAGAACAAACTGCCGATGATATGATGGCGGTACAGTATCTCAACCGCCTTTCCGATCTCTTGTTTATGTTAGCCAGGAAATATACTCCGGAAGAACACCTTACCTAA
- a CDS encoding ribonuclease HI family protein gives MNITVHTDGGSLNNPGQAAIGFHIDEGSRRIHDHSEAIGIASNNVAEYTALIRALTYLRDKIAVKELNVERILVIADSELMIKQVTGLYKVKNPDIRTLFNQVKVLEMELGVPISYKHVLRAENSEADALVKKALGR, from the coding sequence ATGAATATTACAGTCCACACAGACGGCGGCTCACTCAATAACCCCGGACAGGCCGCAATAGGTTTTCATATAGATGAAGGATCCCGCAGAATTCATGACCACAGTGAAGCAATCGGTATTGCCTCAAACAACGTTGCGGAATATACTGCGCTTATTCGTGCTTTGACCTATCTGAGAGATAAAATAGCTGTCAAAGAACTGAACGTAGAACGAATTCTTGTCATCGCGGACTCTGAACTTATGATCAAACAGGTCACGGGACTCTACAAAGTCAAAAATCCGGATATCCGCACGCTTTTTAATCAGGTAAAAGTCCTCGAAATGGAACTTGGAGTCCCGATTTCTTACAAGCATGTTCTTCGCGCAGAAAACTCAGAAGCAGACGCCCTGGTGAAAAAAGCTCTCGGCAGATAA
- a CDS encoding succinylglutamate desuccinylase/aspartoacylase family protein encodes MKKILFVVCTHGDELAGHKLFQDYPYGETDRVSWKVIIGNPEAVPLNIRYIETDLNRSFNISNPQTYEEKRAHILKQYFRNFDEIYDIHTTRSIHPSSWDDCIFVNSTRPEILNACSYVTAPHIIWDRDEEYSKQYLTYHHPLALTLEYQKTYDVYSDYERILVDFENIIHQEKPRQEQKILYEASRGITQEEQERAQLELEDFKPLKTVEKKQLGLPSDEIYVPVFVNSKEVDPNYYCFLNKRIKTIGK; translated from the coding sequence ATGAAAAAAATTTTATTTGTTGTTTGTACCCATGGAGATGAGTTAGCAGGTCACAAACTTTTCCAGGATTATCCGTACGGAGAAACAGATCGGGTCAGTTGGAAAGTCATTATCGGCAATCCTGAAGCTGTACCTCTGAATATCAGATACATTGAAACGGATCTGAACAGATCTTTTAATATCTCAAATCCGCAAACCTACGAAGAAAAAAGAGCTCATATCCTGAAACAATATTTCCGGAATTTCGATGAAATATACGATATCCATACGACCCGTTCCATTCACCCGTCTTCATGGGATGACTGTATTTTTGTAAATAGTACCCGACCAGAAATACTGAACGCCTGTTCATATGTGACGGCTCCTCATATCATTTGGGATCGGGATGAAGAATATTCAAAACAATATCTTACCTATCACCATCCTCTGGCTCTCACTCTTGAATACCAAAAAACGTATGATGTTTACAGTGATTATGAACGTATCCTTGTTGATTTCGAGAATATTATCCATCAGGAAAAGCCCAGACAAGAACAGAAAATTCTTTATGAAGCCTCCCGGGGAATAACTCAAGAGGAACAGGAACGAGCGCAGCTGGAGCTTGAGGATTTTAAACCGTTGAAAACGGTGGAGAAAAAACAGTTGGGATTGCCGTCAGATGAGATATATGTCCCCGTGTTTGTAAATTCCAAGGAAGTGGATCCGAATTATTATTGTTTTCTCAACAAAAGGATAAAAACGATCGGGAAATGA
- a CDS encoding PrgI family protein: MDQHPIPRQITTFEFKLIGFMTLKQFLYLAIFFPIGFIIYKVVPVAFLNVLLGVLVGAVGIAFAFIPIQDRPMEQWIRNFIKRLNSPTQYVYKKHNNSVSFLEDLYYASDPHLAVSHVDTKEKLNKYLAAKQIAEPGAPTDQKRVKQQVHIDDLLHQTKHIDPTQIKKGQGTLKGQTSNPQAQPSVKQPFVTGIIKNRRNIPLPGILVSIKDQNGQQLRLLKTNPHGIFATYNPLPESDYSFEISDPNGNYFFDTMNVHIQPGKQNPIMFYSKEVL; encoded by the coding sequence ATGGACCAGCATCCTATACCACGTCAGATTACGACATTTGAATTTAAACTGATCGGGTTTATGACCCTGAAGCAGTTTTTGTATCTTGCCATTTTCTTTCCGATAGGATTTATCATCTATAAAGTAGTTCCCGTTGCTTTTTTGAACGTCCTTCTGGGAGTGCTTGTCGGTGCTGTGGGGATAGCGTTCGCATTTATTCCGATCCAGGACAGACCGATGGAACAATGGATTCGCAATTTTATCAAGCGGCTCAATTCTCCCACACAGTATGTATACAAAAAACATAATAATTCAGTGTCATTTTTGGAAGATTTATATTATGCCTCGGATCCTCATTTGGCAGTTTCGCATGTAGATACAAAAGAAAAACTCAATAAGTATCTGGCGGCAAAGCAGATAGCGGAACCGGGTGCTCCCACTGATCAGAAACGGGTAAAACAACAAGTCCATATTGATGACTTACTTCATCAAACGAAACACATTGATCCGACGCAAATAAAAAAAGGTCAGGGAACATTGAAAGGACAAACCTCAAACCCGCAGGCACAGCCGTCAGTGAAACAGCCTTTTGTGACTGGCATCATCAAAAACCGCAGAAATATTCCGCTACCCGGAATTCTGGTGTCAATAAAAGATCAAAACGGACAGCAACTGAGACTGTTGAAGACCAATCCGCACGGCATATTTGCCACGTATAATCCGCTTCCTGAGAGCGACTATTCATTCGAGATCTCTGATCCAAACGGCAACTACTTTTTTGATACAATGAATGTACATATTCAGCCCGGAAAGCAGAATCCCATCATGTTTTACTCAAAGGAAGTCTTATGA
- a CDS encoding ATP-binding protein has translation MGLFGKKKTKDEAKQPKGKAVLPSGAKKVADVLAKGDVGVKDLIAPSYVEVDFNHIKVDAKYYRTLFVVGYPRYVSANWLHSLITYDHPLNVSMFIYPSESKEILNELKRKIAEMQATIEADMKAGKVVDPTVQVALDDALALQAELAKGAERFFQFGLYVTIPADSEEELDTVTKEIDSTLSSLLIVSKQATLEQEEGFKSTLPLFRDKLSVWRNMDTTSLAMTFPFSTASLTRNEGILYGLNQHDGSLIIFDRFTLENANAVILGKSGGGKSFMVKLEALRSLMMEVDVIILDPENEYRTLCKNLGGEFVDFSASSEYKLNPFDLNAEQPEPDELSNKILDLHSLMKVIMGELTPSQDALLDRALVLTYREKGITQDPETFKNEPPLLEDLYKILIGMEAVEARELADRLEKFVKGSATGIFNSLSNFDIKNNFTVFGIRDLEENLRPVAMYIVLDYIWHTVRRGEPKRRILIVDEAWYLIKNKDSGAYLHNFAKRARKYKLGMTTITQDVEDFLATEEGKAIITNSSLQIILKQSTAAVDKITKTFYLTGGEKHFLLSAGVGEGLFFAGQSHVGFQVIASDEEKRLIE, from the coding sequence ATGGGTTTATTCGGAAAGAAAAAAACAAAAGATGAGGCAAAACAGCCGAAAGGAAAGGCCGTTTTACCGAGCGGTGCAAAAAAAGTTGCCGATGTACTGGCAAAAGGAGATGTGGGAGTAAAAGATCTGATTGCACCCTCATATGTAGAAGTCGATTTCAACCACATAAAAGTCGATGCAAAGTATTACCGAACCTTATTTGTTGTCGGTTATCCCCGGTATGTATCCGCAAACTGGCTCCACTCTCTTATCACCTATGATCATCCTCTCAATGTTTCCATGTTTATTTACCCTTCGGAATCAAAAGAAATTTTGAATGAATTAAAACGGAAGATCGCTGAAATGCAGGCTACTATTGAGGCCGACATGAAAGCCGGAAAAGTCGTTGATCCGACAGTGCAGGTAGCTCTCGATGATGCACTGGCTCTGCAGGCAGAACTTGCCAAAGGTGCCGAACGGTTTTTCCAGTTCGGATTGTATGTCACAATCCCTGCAGATTCGGAAGAAGAACTGGATACGGTCACAAAAGAGATTGATTCGACACTCTCTTCTCTCCTTATCGTCTCCAAGCAGGCAACACTTGAACAGGAAGAGGGATTCAAATCAACCCTTCCTCTTTTCCGTGATAAACTCAGTGTCTGGCGAAATATGGATACGACTTCCTTAGCGATGACGTTTCCCTTCTCAACGGCCTCTTTGACTCGTAATGAAGGGATTTTGTACGGTTTGAATCAGCATGACGGAAGTCTGATCATTTTTGATCGGTTCACTCTGGAAAATGCCAATGCCGTCATTTTGGGAAAATCAGGAGGAGGAAAGAGTTTTATGGTCAAGCTTGAGGCACTGAGATCTCTTATGATGGAGGTTGACGTGATCATCCTTGACCCCGAGAATGAATACCGGACACTGTGTAAGAACTTAGGAGGTGAGTTTGTTGATTTCTCGGCTAGCTCCGAATACAAACTTAATCCGTTTGATTTGAATGCCGAGCAGCCGGAACCTGACGAACTTTCCAACAAAATCCTTGATCTGCATTCGTTGATGAAGGTCATCATGGGAGAGCTCACACCTTCTCAGGATGCTCTGTTGGATCGGGCTCTTGTATTGACTTACCGGGAAAAAGGAATCACGCAGGATCCTGAGACGTTTAAAAATGAACCTCCACTTCTTGAAGATTTATATAAAATTCTGATCGGTATGGAAGCCGTAGAGGCAAGAGAACTGGCCGACCGTTTAGAGAAATTCGTCAAAGGATCGGCAACCGGTATTTTTAATAGTCTTTCAAACTTTGATATCAAAAACAACTTTACAGTTTTCGGTATTCGGGATCTTGAAGAGAACCTCAGACCGGTTGCGATGTATATTGTCCTTGATTATATCTGGCATACGGTACGCCGCGGTGAGCCGAAGCGGCGAATACTCATCGTCGATGAGGCGTGGTATCTGATCAAGAATAAGGATTCAGGTGCGTATCTTCACAATTTTGCCAAGCGCGCCAGAAAATATAAACTCGGTATGACGACGATTACTCAGGACGTAGAGGACTTCTTGGCAACGGAAGAAGGAAAGGCAATCATAACAAACTCAAGTCTACAAATCATTCTCAAACAGTCTACCGCAGCTGTTGATAAAATCACTAAGACGTTTTATCTGACGGGTGGAGAGAAACACTTCTTGCTTTCCGCCGGTGTTGGTGAAGGATTATTTTTCGCCGGTCAGTCCCATGTGGGATTTCAGGTCATTGCATCCGATGAAGAAAAACGCCTTATTGAGTGA
- a CDS encoding tyrosine-type recombinase/integrase, which produces MDEYFLPKLLERFVSFLNDQGKSKFTVVAYKKDIEQFIGYLASHEKSDIRDVKKEDIEGFIQNLLEKKYTKKSASRKLNSIRTFFRFLKHESVISANPAFDISHPKYVQTPPRILSKMEYRALRDVAKEDPRTYALVEVLLQTGIKIGELATLRVGDINSNVIHIQKYGKNIERDVPLNNAAAKALEVYIKDRGENAKSDHVFITRTGNPLLIRNIRQIIDRCFQEVGIENATVNDLRNTFIAHQLRNGATLEYISNIVGHRRISSTERFLNLVKQEADRKEKLGEL; this is translated from the coding sequence ATGGATGAATATTTTCTTCCGAAGCTTTTGGAACGATTTGTCTCGTTTCTGAATGACCAGGGAAAATCAAAGTTTACGGTAGTTGCCTACAAGAAAGATATTGAGCAATTTATCGGCTATTTGGCTTCTCATGAGAAGTCCGATATTCGTGACGTAAAAAAAGAGGATATTGAAGGCTTCATCCAGAATCTGCTTGAAAAGAAATACACTAAAAAATCCGCTTCACGTAAGCTCAATTCCATCAGAACTTTTTTCAGATTTTTGAAGCATGAAAGCGTCATCAGTGCAAATCCTGCATTTGACATCTCACATCCGAAATATGTACAAACTCCGCCTCGCATTCTTTCAAAGATGGAGTATCGTGCACTTCGGGACGTTGCAAAAGAAGATCCCCGCACCTATGCTCTTGTTGAAGTTTTGCTTCAGACCGGTATTAAGATCGGAGAACTTGCAACACTTCGCGTCGGAGATATCAATAGTAACGTCATTCATATTCAGAAATACGGTAAAAATATTGAGCGTGATGTCCCGTTGAATAATGCAGCCGCTAAGGCTCTGGAAGTTTATATCAAAGACCGCGGTGAAAATGCTAAATCGGATCATGTTTTTATCACCAGAACTGGGAATCCGCTTCTTATCAGAAACATCCGACAGATTATTGACCGTTGTTTCCAGGAAGTCGGTATTGAAAATGCCACAGTAAATGACCTTCGCAACACATTCATCGCTCATCAGCTGAGAAACGGTGCAACTCTTGAATACATCTCAAATATCGTCGGACACCGACGAATCTCTTCTACCGAAAGGTTTCTCAACCTTGTCAAACAGGAAGCAGACCGAAAAGAGAAACTCGGCGAGCTGTAA